The following coding sequences are from one Hippopotamus amphibius kiboko isolate mHipAmp2 chromosome 9, mHipAmp2.hap2, whole genome shotgun sequence window:
- the LOC130829138 gene encoding thyroid receptor-interacting protein 11-like, which produces MFSWLGGLDGSLGHFLGHVGGTVASFRHHISGVPEDVPREGAEAVEEVPDSTTEEVENSQLVFTSEVERLRFLYSDLKGKCEASELQLRQQTTSYRHQLQQKDGEIKLLTARQIELQDQLLKLQSVIQEVNLEDGLVPSKSVRSSLGYDISQHALALQDDDMDLADLIWSQQEINRLSKHVVRLEADVSYWRHFAQNFTPQGADSVDLKEIYKLRNTIKQLEENRNKDIDDHQLEVTVLQDIHQQKLAEISHRHQKQSKDYEERIHDMQEAMQVLEAEKLESTKKIQKLQGLEIRVKDLERKLSSVEKERDALIGEQDQVKERNASTEKDELQPSIRRQSDAGAEKGEVLPQSPSLEEVPGQQQPLSDAENEMSLDSLKRDKNLMEENLKLQKRVQVLEKENSLLNKEKEELQRSLVKLSNDYELLKRTATGDMNSDSEVHHLRCDVELKEGKLDESPTEKKILIPELEESDRQKQKTTMPVVLVKDEQSEQPSEGDSIIRKLKQDLEYENKRVRQLEDDTMNTIEELDGQKENLIPLEMEKGQLEAELCWAEQSLLEEKRKQEQAFKELSDTDNPDSCALQLERECLIKLSQEKDYEISELKNNIEPMIAEHKETKEILSSTLEEQQQLKQLIREKEIFIENLQGSSQLQEELEPYTQALRKMEILQQTIEDKDTSLASMKEENSHLKEELERLREEHSQTPPMMDPKTLDSIVELESEGSQQSTTEDNLEIKPHPKIRDDQNQSEMQLLRSLQEQTQKNPKYQHEQMAIKHNPLYSAKEEEIETLQNAIEQTKTQLPGKSQPTPTEHSDTFQVTNTQSLNTDKGSEKHDLSKAETERSVQEIKEHKLETKRLTEKNTCLTEQVAQLSKGETSKLTQLVQQKDLEIQSVHIKVSSASSSDQDNGQGQQQLPAYALEREQILAALDAKAWGNLRMMDTIVAKEADIVKLKDANTELSTRFESSADMFKETIQNFSHITREKYMEMDALTQKCQTLLTILQMSSNDDEVRGVCMDQFEELLQQRDRLEQQVKILEEWKVQVMTTVQNMQRGSTHLQKVLQQLQAQVVVDDDHSKRQMNCTDLIKIYEGNEIKRRNLKAQREEVQLSLEQLCNTKDILLGMSDLSLPHPSNESLPSESADSRKAMKPEVPSESSTLLEEEIEELRKLMEEKDATIRTLQEDNQRLSDSIAESSELERKRCEQMGPEMKQLREKQDDLQNLLKEKELLIKAKSDEVLSLSETLTNEVSDNELLRQAVKNLKERVVNLELDMCTLKEENEKIVETYWEKERENQALQETNTRISMMQTEKELECVAMKEKALTFEYLLEHTELGKTGELNQLLNAVTSIQETKVMCQQERNEAMLALKRKHMENRALQSEVQHLHNKELPLKQELEISHQRGIESSEFHSQEALAAQDREAKLRTKVTTLEEKLLLSSNAMKNQQARLQIEALKEQLNVVEKQREDISRQLSISQDKENQCAEALVNLRTVVAEWMEKANDLEGKLISAQGQQEEANAALKLKEEKMKDLKTQNEVQQEMLDDVQKKLLHVLSNAEGKIDKSLMRNLFVEYFQTPKQLRHEVLSTIGNTLGIREEEMDLVFKQEQGGGAMWMTGRLGSKRVPNTPVRPNQQSMPKNSFSESFVKFLETESRLTLPPPKPTARDPKPLNSPGKKTLDETVPRLKTTSDPHSKKHVNRCPTGISLINPPGPEPDGSRHLLLDAVTDALPPHTPLLLSPGKGAGVMLKGLSQPWVILQPETRCSLKKPSH; this is translated from the coding sequence ATGTTCTCCTGGTTGGGTGGCCTGGACGGCAGCTTAGGCCATTTCCTGGGGCATGTGGGTGGTACAGTGGCATCTTTCAGACACCATATTTCTGGTGTCCCAGAAGATGTGCCGAGGGAGGGAGCTGAAGCGGTAGAAGAAGTACCTGACTCTACAACAGAGGAGGTTGAAAACTCTCAGCTGGTCTTCACCTCAGAGGTTGAGAGACTTAGATTTCTTTATAGTGATCTGAAAGGGAAGTGTGAAGCCTCAGAACTTCAACTAAGGCAGCAAACTACTAGTTACAGGCATCAATTAcagcagaaagatggagaaatcaaaCTTCTTACAGCAAGACAGATAGAGCTACAGGATCAGTTGCTAAAGCTGCAGTCGGTCATCCAGGAAGTAAATCTTGAGGATGGCCTTGTGCCCTCAAAGAGTGTACGCTCTTCCCTGGGTTATGATATCAGTCAGCATGCTTTAGCCTTGCAGGATGATGATATGGACTTGGCGGACCTAATTTGGTCACAACAAGAAATCAATAGATTGTCAAAACACGTCGTAAGACTTGAGGCTGATGTCAGCTATTGGAGACATTTTGCTCAGAATTTTACACCACAAGGAGCAGATAGCGTTGATCTAAAGGAAATCTACAAACTGAGAAATACCATCAAGCAACTTGAAGAGAATCGAAATAAGGACATTGATGACCATCAACTTGAAGTGACGGTACTGCAGGACATTCACCAACAGAAACTGGCAGAAATAAGTCACAGGCATCAAAAGCAATCAAAGGACTACGAGGAAAGGATTCATGACATGCAGGAAGCTATGCAAGTCCTAGAAGCTGAAAAACTAGAGTCCACCAAGAAAATCCAAAAACTCCAAGGACTTGAGATTAGAGTAAAAGACCTTGAAAGAAAACTATCTTCTGTAGAAAAGGAGAGGGATGCTTTAATTGGGGAACAAGACCAGGTAAAGGAAAGGAATGCAAGCACTGAAAAAGATGAGTTGCAGCCTTCTATTAGGAGGCAGAGTGATGCTGGGGCAGAAAAGGGAGAAGTTCTTCCACAGAGTCCATCCCTGGAAGAAGTGCCTGGACAGCAACAGCCACTGTCTGATgctgaaaatgaaatgagcttGGATAGCTTAAAGCGGGACAAAAATCTGATGGAAGAGAACCTGAAGCTTCAAAAACGAGTCcaagttttagaaaaagaaaattcattgttaaataaggaaaaggaagaactTCAACGATCACTTGTCAAATTGAGCAATGACTATGAACTCCTTAAAAGAACAGCTACAGGAGACATGAATTCGGATTCAGAAGTACATCATTTAAGGTGTGATGTGGAACTCAAAGAAGGAAAACTCGATGAGAGTCctactgaaaagaaaatactcaTCCCTGAGTTAGAAGAGTCAGACAGGcagaaacaaaaaactacaatgcctgtggttttggtgaaagatgAGCAATCAGAACAACCCAGTGAAGGAGACAGCATCATCAGGAAACTAAAACAAGATCTAGAATATGAAAACAAGAGAGTCCGTCAACTTGAAGATGATACAATGAATACTATTGAAGAGTTGGAtgggcaaaaagaaaatttaattcctttagaaatggaaaagggacAGTTAGAGGCAGAATTGTGTTGGGCTGAACAGAGCCTgttggaggaaaaaaggaagcaggAGCAAGCTTTCAAAGAACTGTCAGATACAGATAACCCAGACAGCTGTGCCTTACAGCTGGAGCGCGAGTGTTTAATTAAACTCAGTCAAGAGAAAGACTATGAAATATCAGAACTCAAAAACAATATTGAGCCGATGATTGCTGAGCACAAAGAAACTAAGGAAATTTTGTCATCTACTTTAGAAGAGCAGCAGCAACTGAAACAACtcataagagagaaagaaatttttattgaaaacctTCAAGGAAGTTCACAGCTTCAGGAGGAGTTAGAGCCGTATACTCAAGccttaagaaaaatggaaattttacagCAAACCATAGAGGACAAAGACACAAGTCTTGCatccatgaaagaagaaaatagtcaCCTGAAAGAAGAATTGGAACGACTGAGGGAAGAACACAGTCAAACCCCACCTATGATGGACCCTAAAACTCTAGACAGTATTGTAGAACTAGAATCTGAGGGATCTCAACAGAGCACAACTGAAGATAATCTGGAGATTAAACCTCATCCAAAGATACGTGACGATCAAAACCAGAGTGAAATGCAGCTACTTCGATCTTTACAAGAGCAGAcacagaaaaatcccaagtaccaACACGAGCAGATGGCTATTAAACACAATCCGCTCTATTCAGCCAAAGAGGAGGAAATCGAGACTTTGCAAAATGCAATAGAGCAAACCAAAACCCAGTTGCCCGGAAAATCCCAGCCCACACCAACAGAGCATTCCGATACATTCCAAGTAACAAACACTCAGAGTCTTAATACAGACAAGGGAAGTGAAAAGCATGACTTATCTAAAGCCGAAACTGAAAGATCCgtacaagaaataaaagaacacaaattgGAGACTAAACGTCTAACTGAGAAGAATACCTGTTTAACTGAACAGGTTGCTCAGCTGTCCAAGGGTGAGACTAGTAAACTAACTCAGCTTGTCCAGCAAAAAGATTTGGAGATACAGTCTGTTCACATAAAAGTATCTTCAGCTTCCTCCAGTGACCAAGATAATGGACAGGGCCAACAACAATTGCCAGCGTATGCTttggaaagagaacaaatattagCTGCTTTAGATGCGAAGGCTTGGGGAAACTTGAGAATGATGGATACCATCGTTGCCAAAGAAGCAGACATCGTGAAACTCAAAGATGCAAATACAGAACTCTCCACCAGATTTGAAAGCAGTGCGGATatgtttaaagaaacaattcAGAATTTCTCCCACATCACTCgagaaaaatacatggaaatggATGCTTTAACTCAGAAGTGTCAGACTTTACTGACAATACTGCAAATGTCCAGCAATGATGATGAGGTGAGAGGTGTTTGTATGGATCAGTTTGAGGAGCTTCTACAGCAACGTGATCGATTAGAACAGCAAGTGAAGATACTGGAAGAGTGGAAAGTGCAGGTGATGACCACAGTACAAAATATGCAGCGTGGGTCAACCCATCTTCAGAAGGTGCTTCAACAACTTCAGGCACAGGTTGTAGTTGATGATGATCATTCTAAACGACAGATGAACTGTACTGACCTGATCAAAATTTATGAAGGGAATGAAATCAAACGCAGAAACTTGAAGGCACAAAGAGAGGAAGTTCAGTTGAGCCTAGAGCAGCTTTGCAATACCAAAGATATCCTGTTGGGGATGTCTGACCTTAGTTTACCACACCCCTCCAATGAATCACTTCCATCCGAGTCAGCTGACTCTCGGAAGGCAATGAAACCTGAGGTACCGAGCGAATCGTCTACATTGCTCGAAGAAGAGATAGAAGAGTTAAGAAAACTCATGGAGGAAAAAGATGCAACCATTAGAACCCTCCAGGAAGATAATCAGAGATTATCTGATTCCATCGCAGAGAGTTCAGAACTAGAAAGAAAACGATGTGAGCAAATGGGTCCGGAAATGAAGCAGCTACGGGAGAAACAAGATGACTTGCAAAACCTGCTTAAGGAAAAGGAGCTTTTAATCAAAGCAAAAAGTGATGAAGTACTTTCTTTAAGTGAAACTTTGACTAATGAAGTGAGTGACAATGAACTTTTGAGGCAGGCAGTAAAAAACCTGAAGGAGAGAGTCGTCAACTTGGAACTCGATATGTGTAcactaaaagaggaaaatgaaaaaatagtagaaacatattgggaaaaggaaagagaaaaccaagcacTGCAAGAGACAAATACACGAATTTCTATGATGCAGACCGAGAAAGAATTAGAATGTGTTGCAATGAAGGAGAAGGCACTTACTTTTGAGTATCTTTTGGAACACACAGAACTAGGCAAGACAGGGGAATTAAATCAGCTTTTAAATGCAGTCACATCCATACAAGAAACAAAGGTTATGTGTCAACAGGAGAGAAATGAAGCCATGTTGGCACTGAAACGGAAACACATGGAAAACCGTGCCCTCCAGAGTGAGGTTCAACATttacacaacaaagaattaccctTAAAGCAGGAGCTGGAGATATCACATCAGCGGGGGATAGAATCATCTGAGTTTCATAGCCAAGAAGCTTTGGCCGCACAAGACAGAGAGGCTAAACTAAGAACCAAAGTCACCACCTTGGAGGAGAAGCTCCTACTATCTTCCAATGCAATGAAAAATCAGCAAGCCCGTTTGCAGATAGAGGCGTTGAAGGAACAACTGAATGTcgtggagaagcagagagaggacaTTTCGCGACAGCTTTCTATttcccaagacaaagaaaatcagTGTGCAGAAGCACTAGTTAACCTGAGGACGGTGGTCGCAGAATGGATGGAAAAGGCAAATGATCTCGAGGGAAAACTAATATCGGCACAAGGACAGCAGGAGGAAGCGAATGCTGCCTtgaaactgaaggaagaaaaaatgaaagatttgaaaacacaaaatgagGTCCAACAGGAAATGCTGGATGATGTACAGAAGAAATTGCTGCACGTACTGAGTAACGCAGAAGGAAAAATTGACAAGAGCCTCATGAGGAACCTCTTCGTGGAGTATTTTCAGACACCAAAACAACTTCGGCATGAAGTGCTCTCCACAATTGGCAACACTCTGGGAATCCGAGAGGAAGAGATGGATCTGGTTTTTAAGCAAGAGCAAGGCGGTGGTGCCATGTGGATGACTGGCCGGCTTGGATCAAAACGTGTCCCCAACACACCTGTGCGACCAAATCAACAGTCAATGCCgaagaattctttttcagaatcctTTGTTAAATTCCTCGAAACAGAATCTCGTCTCACTCTCCCACCACCAAAACCCACTGCTCGGGATCCAAAACCTCTCAATTCACCAGGAAAGAAAACACTAGATG